In the genome of Vanessa cardui chromosome 11, ilVanCard2.1, whole genome shotgun sequence, the window CATTAGATGGTTGCAATGTTGCTTTTAATTTGAATGgtttatttaaactttcaaCATTGAATGTTTCCTTTGCAAATTGCTCATTTTCTGGATTGTCATGTAGAGTGAAACTGATATCCTTAACCTCTTTATCGGTCTCAATTTTACAAACATTCTGTGCAAAAGGCGGTGTTCCTTCTTTGAATAACTTAACTGTTTGATCTAAATATTTAAGGTATATATCTTTACCCAAGAATTCAATTTCAGTACTAGTGTTAGAAAGAGACAATTCAGGTAAATCTAATATCATTCCAGCTTGTTTAGCACATCCCACAGCTATAACTTCATCAGGATTGATTCCAGAATATACTTCTGCTTCCGGCAGTAAGCTTGCAACTGCTGATTGCAGTTTTGGTATTTTCATACTGCCCCCacataatacaattttacttatttttccaTCAAAGCTATCAATCACTTTCTTGGCGGGCTCGATATATGAAGATATCtttgatgaaataatattttcaaatcttGCTCGAGTTACATTCTGACTCCAGTCCACACCATCTAACAATGACTCAATGAAAACATGCGCAGAGCTTAAGGTCGAGAGTATGTGTTTGCAGTTGTCTGCATGGTTTAATAATTTAGACATGGCTCTGCGGCTTTCAAGAGGGTCTAATTTCCATTTTTGTCTAAATTCCTGAGCCACATAATCAGCCAAGTCCTTGGTAAGGCACTGTCCTCCCAAATCTGttctaaatatgtttttttctacTGACATAAAACCACTGGATACTTTTATAACTGACGCATCA includes:
- the LOC124533668 gene encoding heat shock 70 kDa protein 14, with the protein product MATAYGIHLGNNSGCLAAFTNGTAAVLANDAGDRVTPAVVALNGVEWEIGLPAKSGQASSKAIIKNNKRLMNCDFNEDDVAFVENASSCRIQNDDKLVYEFETSETKQYSNPDHIATKIYSKLYTIASHSVQNEGDLKLVLAAPLHWSNASRERLVKCAELAGFDVLQVISEPAAALLAYNIEDSAEDVNVLVYRLGGSTCDASVIKVSSGFMSVEKNIFRTDLGGQCLTKDLADYVAQEFRQKWKLDPLESRRAMSKLLNHADNCKHILSTLSSAHVFIESLLDGVDWSQNVTRARFENIISSKISSYIEPAKKVIDSFDGKISKIVLCGGSMKIPKLQSAVASLLPEAEVYSGINPDEVIAVGCAKQAGMILDLPELSLSNTSTEIEFLGKDIYLKYLDQTVKLFKEGTPPFAQNVCKIETDKEVKDISFTLHDNPENEQFAKETFNVESLNKPFKLKATLQPSNVLLQVE